In Caproiciproducens sp. NJN-50, the following are encoded in one genomic region:
- a CDS encoding hydroxyacid dehydrogenase has translation MKFVMTQAVCKEGLALLDGAADIYIADNPDPNQYLDQMKNADALIVRIAKCDGHAIENSPNLKVIGRPGVGYDSVDVKKATELGIPVVITPGANSRSVAEHAVAMMFSLAKNLYEGQVEMGKGNWKIRDAHKAFELEGKKIGIVGLGAIGHEVLKICTGCGMTAAGYDPFLSREQIEDMGAVYYEDYRDLLKDCDVVTLHVPLNDKTRDMIGKPELDSMKPTALLINCSRGGIVNESDLAEALRQGSIAGAGLDVFCSEPPSPDGQLMNAPNLIFSPHSAAQTREAVIKMATMCVKGCLTVCRGEKWPYVADRSVYNHPKWSNK, from the coding sequence ATGAAATTTGTCATGACTCAGGCCGTTTGCAAGGAAGGCCTCGCCTTGCTGGACGGCGCGGCGGACATTTACATCGCGGATAATCCGGATCCGAACCAGTACCTGGACCAGATGAAGAACGCGGATGCACTGATTGTGCGCATCGCCAAATGTGACGGGCATGCGATTGAAAACAGCCCGAACCTGAAGGTAATCGGCCGTCCAGGGGTCGGCTACGACAGCGTGGACGTAAAGAAAGCGACGGAGCTGGGCATTCCTGTCGTAATCACTCCGGGAGCGAACAGCCGCAGCGTCGCGGAGCACGCGGTCGCCATGATGTTTTCTCTTGCCAAGAATCTCTATGAAGGGCAAGTGGAAATGGGAAAAGGCAACTGGAAAATCCGGGACGCACACAAAGCATTTGAATTGGAAGGAAAGAAGATCGGCATCGTCGGTTTAGGTGCCATCGGCCATGAGGTATTGAAGATCTGCACCGGCTGCGGCATGACGGCCGCGGGGTATGATCCGTTTCTCAGCAGGGAACAGATCGAAGACATGGGCGCCGTTTATTATGAAGACTATCGCGACCTGCTGAAAGACTGCGACGTTGTCACTTTGCACGTGCCTTTGAACGATAAAACCCGAGACATGATCGGAAAACCTGAACTGGACAGCATGAAGCCGACAGCCCTGCTGATCAACTGCAGCAGAGGGGGAATCGTGAATGAAAGTGATTTGGCCGAAGCTTTGCGGCAAGGGAGCATTGCCGGAGCCGGTCTGGATGTTTTCTGCAGCGAGCCTCCCAGTCCGGACGGTCAACTGATGAATGCGCCAAATCTGATTTTCAGTCCTCATTCCGCCGCACAGACACGAGAAGCGGTTATCAAAATGGCCACCATGTGCGTAAAAGGCTGCCTTACCGTCTGCCGCGGTGAAAAATGGCCCTATGTCGCGGACAGATCCGTTTACAATCATCCGAAATGGAGCAATAAATAA
- a CDS encoding lactate racemase domain-containing protein, with protein MKIKEQSEIRKILSGIELPKMCLVRQKFDADHIEDVAGYMHAILQNDEFGSRIKPGMKVVLTGSSRQIANANVILRELASFVKLHGGDPCIIPAMGSHGGATAEGQKAILASLGITENFCGCPICSSMETKLVGHLENGDPVYTDKFAADADAVIVVGRIKAHTAFRGEYESGLIKMMAIGMGKRQGADSLHSAGFGKFAERLPAYAKVVFDACNIIFGVGIIENSFDQTCRIELLKREEIFKKEPALLRYAKGRMPKIFFPEADVLIVHEIGKNFSGSGMDPNVTGTFATPYCSGGLKKQRTVVLDISDESHGSFVGLGMADTTTNRTFEKLDTNAAYFNMLTSTVLSVGKIPMILENDKMAIQAAIKTLTGIDKNKVRIVYIKNTLSLQTIMISETMLDEARLNEHVDVLEEPRRFRFDKEDNLIDFA; from the coding sequence ATGAAAATTAAGGAACAGTCTGAGATTCGCAAAATACTTTCCGGTATTGAACTGCCAAAGATGTGTCTGGTACGGCAGAAGTTCGATGCGGACCATATTGAAGACGTTGCGGGATATATGCATGCAATACTCCAGAATGACGAATTCGGAAGCCGGATCAAACCCGGCATGAAAGTGGTTTTAACGGGAAGCAGCCGCCAGATTGCGAACGCGAATGTGATTTTGAGGGAACTGGCCTCGTTCGTAAAGCTGCACGGAGGCGATCCCTGTATTATCCCGGCAATGGGCAGTCACGGCGGCGCAACTGCCGAAGGTCAGAAAGCGATTCTGGCGAGCCTCGGCATTACGGAGAACTTTTGTGGCTGCCCGATCTGTTCCAGTATGGAAACAAAGCTGGTCGGGCATCTGGAGAACGGCGATCCCGTTTACACAGACAAATTTGCAGCCGATGCCGACGCTGTTATTGTGGTAGGGCGCATCAAGGCGCATACTGCATTCCGCGGGGAATACGAATCCGGGCTGATCAAGATGATGGCAATCGGCATGGGAAAGCGCCAGGGTGCGGATTCTCTTCACAGCGCTGGCTTCGGAAAATTTGCGGAGCGCCTGCCGGCTTACGCAAAAGTAGTATTTGATGCTTGCAATATTATTTTTGGCGTTGGTATTATCGAAAATTCTTTTGACCAGACCTGCCGCATCGAACTGCTGAAACGCGAGGAAATCTTTAAAAAGGAACCCGCCCTTTTACGGTATGCCAAGGGCAGAATGCCGAAAATATTCTTTCCAGAGGCCGACGTCCTGATCGTGCATGAGATTGGGAAAAACTTCTCCGGGAGCGGTATGGACCCAAATGTGACGGGAACGTTTGCTACACCCTATTGTTCCGGCGGACTGAAAAAGCAGCGCACAGTCGTTTTGGATATCAGCGACGAATCTCACGGGAGCTTCGTCGGGCTTGGAATGGCCGACACAACCACCAACCGCACGTTTGAAAAGCTGGATACCAATGCAGCCTATTTCAATATGCTTACTTCCACGGTACTGAGCGTAGGAAAAATACCAATGATCCTCGAGAACGATAAAATGGCGATCCAGGCGGCCATCAAGACGCTGACCGGGATCGATAAAAACAAGGTGCGCATCGTGTACATTAAAAACACTTTGTCACTCCAGACGATTATGATTTCAGAAACCATGCTTGATGAAGCAAGGCTCAACGAACATGTGGATGTTCTGGAAGAACCCCGCAGATTCAGATTCGACAAAGAAGACAATCTCATAGATTTTGCATAA
- a CDS encoding tripartite tricarboxylate transporter TctB family protein translates to MKQKSCKIDIVPGIVLALSSIFYLLQIPKINAFKGTGATPLDNHFVPGLWGGVMLVLALFLIFRGWRNSKRFAKPAASDSSAVQEKSAAPAEPFWKKLWESIWDRREVVGSFILMTLYVALMESVGFIITTIVYLFLQILLLTPVEKWKKNIVPAVLTSAVVSVALFEIFNKFLNVLLPSGIFSL, encoded by the coding sequence ATGAAGCAGAAAAGCTGTAAGATTGACATTGTCCCGGGTATTGTTCTGGCTCTGTCTTCCATTTTCTATCTTTTACAGATTCCCAAAATTAATGCGTTCAAGGGCACCGGAGCAACGCCGCTGGATAATCATTTCGTCCCCGGGCTGTGGGGAGGCGTCATGCTGGTCCTCGCACTTTTCCTGATTTTCCGCGGTTGGAGGAACAGCAAAAGATTTGCGAAGCCGGCTGCTTCGGACAGTTCCGCCGTCCAGGAGAAATCCGCGGCGCCGGCGGAGCCTTTCTGGAAGAAGCTTTGGGAAAGTATTTGGGACAGGCGTGAGGTCGTCGGCAGTTTCATTTTGATGACGCTCTATGTGGCGCTGATGGAATCGGTTGGGTTTATCATTACCACGATCGTATACCTGTTTCTGCAAATCCTGCTTCTGACGCCCGTGGAAAAGTGGAAGAAAAACATCGTTCCCGCCGTGCTGACTTCCGCCGTGGTGTCGGTTGCGCTTTTCGAGATCTTCAACAAATTTCTAAATGTTCTGCTGCCCAGCGGAATCTTCAGCCTATGA
- a CDS encoding tripartite tricarboxylate transporter permease, with translation MILQGLQIVMNPYIILLIAVGTVIGIVFGAIPGLTATMAIAMFLPVTYSMTSSQGVNLLVALYIGGISGGLVSAILLNIPGTPSSVATCFDGKPLADKGQAAKALSTGVICSFIGTLIGIAMLILISPVLCDFALKFGSFEYCALSVFSLSMVIALTGRDMPKGLISAVLGCLLATVGLAPIDSRPRFTFGNFHLNNGLQLLTLLIGLFAIPEFMAFAEKVHKPEKVVINTNVKMRGGGVSAKELLGQWFNILRSALIGIGIGILPGIGGGVSCVLSYTVAKNMSKYPEKFGTGIIDGVVASETANNGTIGGAMIPLLSLGIPGDAATAMLLGGLQIHNVVPGPLIYQNSGAVLYGIFFAMVLSSLFMMLFMLFGMKFFISVLRIPKNYLLPLILVLCCIGAIGDNNQVFEAYSVVGFGLMAYLLVKAKIPTVPMILGFILGPMFENNIRKSSQLIQTDSLLGHPIFLVFIAVTVVVVILSLRAYRKEVNASETEAASATDT, from the coding sequence GTGATTCTGCAAGGCTTACAAATTGTGATGAACCCGTATATCATTCTGCTGATCGCCGTCGGAACCGTGATTGGAATCGTGTTCGGCGCGATCCCGGGGTTGACTGCAACCATGGCGATCGCCATGTTCCTGCCGGTGACGTACTCGATGACTTCCTCGCAAGGCGTCAACCTCCTGGTCGCCCTGTACATCGGGGGAATTTCGGGCGGCCTGGTTTCCGCGATCCTGCTGAACATACCCGGCACTCCGTCCTCGGTAGCAACCTGTTTTGACGGCAAACCCCTGGCCGATAAGGGTCAGGCCGCGAAAGCCCTGAGCACCGGCGTCATCTGCTCCTTCATCGGCACCTTGATCGGCATCGCGATGCTGATCCTGATCTCCCCCGTGCTCTGCGACTTCGCGCTGAAGTTCGGTTCCTTCGAGTACTGCGCCCTGTCGGTTTTCTCCCTCAGCATGGTCATTGCACTGACGGGCAGGGATATGCCGAAAGGCCTGATCAGCGCGGTCCTCGGCTGCCTCCTTGCAACGGTCGGGCTTGCGCCGATCGACAGCCGCCCCCGATTTACGTTCGGCAACTTTCACCTCAACAACGGCTTGCAGCTGCTGACACTTTTGATCGGCCTGTTCGCAATCCCCGAATTCATGGCGTTCGCCGAAAAGGTCCATAAACCGGAAAAGGTCGTCATCAATACCAACGTTAAAATGCGCGGCGGCGGCGTTTCTGCAAAGGAGCTCTTGGGCCAGTGGTTCAATATTCTCCGTTCCGCGCTCATCGGCATCGGCATCGGCATCCTGCCGGGCATCGGCGGCGGCGTTTCCTGTGTGCTCTCCTATACCGTCGCAAAGAACATGTCCAAATACCCTGAAAAATTCGGGACCGGCATTATCGACGGCGTTGTGGCGTCTGAAACAGCCAACAACGGCACCATAGGCGGCGCGATGATCCCGCTGCTGTCCCTCGGCATTCCGGGCGACGCGGCGACCGCGATGCTTCTCGGCGGTCTGCAGATCCATAACGTGGTTCCCGGCCCGCTGATCTACCAAAACAGCGGCGCGGTCCTCTACGGCATTTTCTTCGCCATGGTCCTGTCTTCCCTGTTCATGATGCTGTTCATGCTGTTCGGAATGAAATTCTTCATTTCCGTTCTGCGCATTCCAAAGAATTACCTGCTTCCGTTGATTCTGGTCCTTTGCTGCATCGGAGCGATCGGGGACAACAACCAGGTGTTCGAGGCGTATTCCGTCGTCGGCTTCGGGCTGATGGCTTATCTGCTGGTCAAGGCGAAGATTCCTACCGTCCCCATGATCCTCGGCTTTATCCTTGGTCCGATGTTTGAAAACAACATACGCAAAAGTTCCCAGCTGATCCAGACGGATTCCCTTTTGGGGCATCCCATTTTTCTTGTGTTTATTGCCGTTACGGTCGTAGTGGTTATTCTTTCGCTCCGCGCCTATCGTAAAGAGGTGAATGCGTCGGAAACGGAGGCAGCATCGGCAACCGATACGTAA
- a CDS encoding Bug family tripartite tricarboxylate transporter substrate binding protein, which translates to MKRVLALATLLSVVMTLTACSGGTSSAGSAPAGSAGGQAASASSQTAAVDWPKKTINFYCTHASGGDTDYMARKLASSLEKVLGVSIAVTSVGGSNGATCTTQYKDGPTDGYTFICGNTAALCGNKATKLVDFGYEAFEPVAIYGKQSGENIVTRADAPYTNLKELIDASKKKPNSIKFGISTGGGVYIESCVLKNLGGTQFNVVEAGDGATRLTALLGGEIDCTSLPYSTAADYIKSGKLKSLCTVMSKAPDLMPDQECASKYVPQLKIDTEYVILAPKNTNSALLKAMNDAILKVGQSDDWKKIVNSYCMQNPYVLNLQDTLSNLKEQDNLYMSYQPYL; encoded by the coding sequence ATGAAAAGAGTATTGGCTTTAGCGACTTTATTGAGCGTAGTCATGACATTAACGGCCTGCAGCGGCGGGACATCTTCCGCAGGCAGTGCCCCGGCGGGTTCCGCAGGCGGGCAGGCAGCCTCCGCCTCCAGTCAGACGGCAGCCGTCGATTGGCCCAAAAAGACTATCAACTTCTACTGCACGCACGCTTCCGGCGGCGATACGGATTACATGGCCCGGAAATTGGCATCGTCTCTGGAAAAGGTCCTCGGCGTTTCCATTGCCGTTACCAGCGTTGGAGGCTCGAACGGCGCGACATGCACAACGCAGTATAAGGACGGCCCAACCGACGGATATACCTTTATCTGCGGCAACACGGCGGCCCTGTGCGGCAACAAGGCGACCAAACTGGTCGACTTCGGCTATGAGGCTTTTGAACCCGTGGCAATTTACGGGAAGCAGTCCGGCGAAAACATCGTAACGCGCGCGGACGCCCCTTATACAAACCTGAAAGAGCTGATCGATGCGTCCAAGAAGAAACCAAACAGCATTAAATTCGGCATTTCCACCGGCGGCGGCGTTTACATTGAATCCTGCGTTCTCAAAAACCTGGGCGGCACTCAATTCAATGTTGTGGAGGCCGGCGACGGCGCCACCCGTCTGACCGCTCTGCTGGGCGGCGAAATCGACTGCACTTCCCTGCCCTATTCGACCGCGGCCGATTATATCAAAAGCGGAAAGCTGAAATCGCTCTGCACAGTTATGAGCAAGGCTCCGGATCTTATGCCGGATCAGGAATGCGCAAGCAAATATGTCCCACAGTTGAAAATCGACACCGAATATGTTATTCTGGCGCCGAAAAATACGAATTCGGCGCTCCTCAAAGCAATGAATGACGCAATTCTGAAAGTGGGACAGAGCGACGATTGGAAAAAGATAGTGAACAGCTACTGCATGCAGAACCCCTATGTCCTGAACCTGCAGGATACGCTTTCCAACCTGAAAGAACAGGACAACCTTTATATGAGTTATCAGCCCTATCTGTAA
- a CDS encoding sigma-54-dependent transcriptional regulator yields the protein MSKIKLLVVAPYEGLKELVQSLSDEYTQFEIHTVVANLEQGAQAALKGVQESSQIILSRGGTAEMIERSVSVPVVRIDISGYDYMRIITLASGFSGKSAMIGYRSITSGAQAIKNLMQSSIDIFTINSSEELAQLLNQLREENYQVIIGDVVTQEKAREMGFTAILLTSGEESVRKAFEEAQKIFGYLVEYQSKLNLLEQALSNIPQYYTILDAKGHAVETKLPAEQQKALLQNLSDSLNQVLQVGKWQFLLKCENIFWEISASRIADENLNLYVVFFLSQRPAKKEEIAGVSVSNPKNPSDFSVSILGRNSIYLKEVYAKALKFGNLHLPVLITGEVGTGKDALAVLIHSFSNRNASFLTLDGEKANRASVESVIEMIRSDHSLTFYIRMASKLSEENQQLLTPLLSEPGFFEKHLVLSSFNEPPETATTGCFSKTLIRLLGEYRIHLPSLRERPGDMKDLASNYMNEANFKYGKQVVTIEEDALQLLTEFKWTTNLNQLRRIIFQLILLSDGPTIRAEAVSEALKEEPAANGIGDSFSSCKTLDEIIDNVIRRTIQMENGNLSNVSERLGISRSTIWRRMKQKPNILS from the coding sequence ATGTCTAAAATCAAGTTGCTTGTCGTTGCTCCTTACGAGGGCCTAAAGGAACTGGTGCAGTCCCTTTCAGACGAATACACTCAGTTTGAAATCCATACGGTCGTCGCCAACTTGGAGCAAGGAGCTCAAGCGGCCCTGAAAGGGGTGCAAGAAAGCAGTCAGATTATCCTGTCCAGAGGCGGTACCGCCGAAATGATCGAACGCAGTGTATCCGTGCCAGTCGTGCGAATTGATATTTCAGGGTACGACTATATGCGGATTATTACGCTTGCTAGCGGCTTTTCCGGCAAATCCGCGATGATCGGCTACCGCAGTATTACGTCGGGAGCCCAAGCGATAAAAAACCTCATGCAGAGTTCTATTGATATCTTCACTATAAATAGTTCGGAAGAACTTGCGCAACTGCTGAATCAGCTGCGCGAGGAAAATTATCAGGTAATCATCGGCGACGTTGTCACGCAGGAAAAGGCCCGGGAAATGGGCTTCACGGCCATTCTGCTCACATCCGGCGAAGAAAGCGTGCGAAAAGCTTTTGAGGAAGCTCAGAAGATCTTTGGGTATCTTGTCGAATATCAGTCGAAGCTTAATCTGCTGGAGCAAGCTCTTTCTAACATCCCGCAATATTATACCATCCTAGACGCGAAAGGTCATGCGGTCGAGACGAAGCTTCCTGCAGAACAACAAAAAGCGCTTCTTCAGAACCTTTCGGATTCATTAAACCAGGTATTGCAAGTTGGGAAATGGCAGTTCCTGCTAAAATGCGAAAATATTTTCTGGGAAATAAGCGCAAGCCGTATTGCGGATGAAAATCTCAATCTTTATGTGGTCTTCTTCCTTTCGCAGCGCCCTGCAAAGAAGGAAGAGATAGCCGGAGTTTCCGTATCCAATCCCAAAAATCCTTCCGACTTTTCCGTTTCGATTTTAGGGCGGAACAGTATCTACCTGAAAGAAGTATATGCGAAAGCACTAAAATTCGGAAACCTTCACCTTCCCGTTCTGATTACCGGGGAAGTTGGAACAGGAAAAGATGCGCTTGCAGTTCTGATTCATTCCTTTAGCAACAGGAATGCGTCTTTCCTTACGCTGGATGGGGAAAAAGCCAACCGGGCCAGTGTAGAAAGCGTAATTGAAATGATACGGTCCGATCATTCGCTGACCTTTTATATACGAATGGCAAGCAAATTAAGTGAGGAAAACCAGCAGCTTCTAACTCCCTTGCTAAGTGAACCGGGGTTTTTCGAGAAGCATCTTGTGCTGTCCTCATTTAACGAACCGCCGGAAACGGCCACAACCGGGTGCTTTTCTAAAACACTCATACGACTTCTCGGCGAATACCGCATCCATCTTCCCAGTCTGCGGGAACGCCCCGGAGATATGAAGGATTTAGCCAGCAACTATATGAACGAAGCAAATTTCAAATATGGAAAACAGGTTGTGACCATTGAAGAAGATGCTCTTCAGTTGCTGACCGAATTTAAATGGACTACGAATCTTAATCAGCTGCGAAGGATCATATTCCAACTGATCCTGCTTTCCGACGGGCCCACGATCCGCGCGGAAGCCGTTTCCGAAGCTTTGAAAGAGGAACCCGCCGCAAACGGCATCGGCGATTCTTTTTCTTCTTGCAAGACGCTCGATGAGATCATTGACAATGTTATCCGCCGTACGATCCAGATGGAAAACGGAAATCTGAGCAATGTTTCGGAACGTCTTGGTATCAGCCGGTCGACCATTTGGAGAAGAATGAAACAAAAACCGAACATCCTATCCTAA
- a CDS encoding FadR/GntR family transcriptional regulator codes for MKIDRNNRFGGRKAKISRISIVDQVCDSIKQDIADGIWKTGDKLPSEAEFAEIFGVNRLSVRMALQKLNTLGIIETRVGEGSFIRDFSLKPILNEISIFYEGSDQYHDVQQLRNLLEYECMRLAVHSATEEEKKALKAALDDYNQCALAYSLNPDDQQALAQTVDADFNFHYSVVKMSHNRLYKDIYYMVQQLIRGHITELVSTRAHRRRNAGLSPLGKSDTHNKIYNCIINSDLEALHQANEEMLGIVPVQGLDVFD; via the coding sequence ATGAAAATAGATCGTAACAACCGCTTCGGCGGACGAAAGGCAAAAATATCCCGCATTTCAATTGTGGATCAGGTCTGCGATTCAATTAAGCAGGACATTGCCGATGGAATCTGGAAAACGGGAGACAAGCTTCCCTCGGAAGCCGAATTTGCCGAGATTTTCGGAGTCAATCGGCTCAGTGTCCGTATGGCCCTTCAAAAACTAAATACGCTGGGGATCATTGAAACCCGTGTGGGGGAAGGTTCTTTCATACGCGATTTTTCCCTTAAGCCAATTCTCAATGAGATTTCTATCTTCTATGAGGGAAGCGACCAATATCACGATGTGCAACAGTTGCGCAACCTTCTGGAGTATGAGTGCATGAGGCTGGCAGTGCATTCCGCCACCGAGGAGGAGAAAAAAGCGCTCAAAGCGGCACTGGACGATTACAATCAGTGCGCACTGGCTTACTCCCTGAATCCCGATGACCAGCAAGCGCTCGCGCAGACTGTGGATGCAGATTTCAATTTTCATTATAGTGTAGTGAAAATGAGTCACAACAGACTTTACAAGGACATTTATTATATGGTCCAGCAGCTGATCCGGGGCCACATTACCGAACTGGTCAGCACCCGGGCCCACCGCCGCCGGAACGCCGGGCTATCTCCTTTGGGCAAGAGTGACACGCATAATAAGATCTACAACTGTATCATCAATTCGGACCTGGAGGCGCTTCATCAAGCCAATGAGGAAATGCTCGGCATTGTTCCTGTTCAGGGGCTTGACGTTTTTGATTGA
- a CDS encoding mandelate racemase/muconate lactonizing enzyme family protein, with amino-acid sequence MKITKVEVFRLSTVNNRQNSPIGCRIHTDTGLRGDGEAGMAYGVGGSAAFGMVCDLAELIIGLDPLRTEFIWETMYKKSFWGQNGGPVVFSGIAAIDVALWDIKGKYYNVPVYQLLGGKVREKLRTYASQLQFGWGQVGVSDHLWAVTPEDYAHNVKLAVEEGFDAVKIDFFDRDEEGKPLNFLDTTGFLTPKQLKMVEARMKAAREAAGDEVDIIMENHSYPDALGAVQLGRLAEKYHILAFEEPNTPTPQTVEYITKYTSVPIANGERIFSRWQYAEYFKKNLLQLAQPDIGNCGGISEVKKICDMAHAFDVGVQVHVAGSPLATNAALHVECTIPNFVIHEHHTCNRMDTCLGLTKYNLQPENGYFSVPELPGIGNEFLQEAIDRAILYKLVE; translated from the coding sequence ATGAAGATCACAAAAGTAGAAGTGTTTCGGCTTTCAACGGTCAACAACAGACAAAACAGTCCCATCGGCTGCCGTATCCATACGGATACCGGGCTGCGAGGCGACGGTGAGGCCGGCATGGCCTATGGGGTGGGAGGAAGCGCCGCTTTCGGCATGGTGTGCGATTTAGCGGAACTTATCATTGGATTGGACCCCCTCCGAACAGAGTTCATTTGGGAAACTATGTATAAGAAAAGCTTCTGGGGACAAAACGGCGGCCCAGTGGTATTTTCCGGGATTGCCGCCATTGACGTGGCCCTGTGGGATATCAAGGGCAAGTATTACAATGTACCCGTTTACCAGCTATTGGGAGGTAAGGTCCGGGAAAAACTTCGCACTTATGCCAGCCAGCTTCAGTTTGGCTGGGGTCAGGTGGGAGTGAGCGATCATCTGTGGGCGGTTACCCCGGAAGACTATGCACACAATGTCAAGCTGGCCGTTGAAGAGGGCTTCGATGCAGTGAAGATCGACTTTTTTGACCGGGATGAAGAAGGAAAACCCTTAAACTTTTTGGATACCACAGGATTTCTGACTCCCAAACAGCTTAAGATGGTGGAAGCCCGCATGAAGGCGGCCCGGGAAGCTGCCGGTGACGAAGTGGATATCATCATGGAAAACCATTCTTACCCTGATGCCTTAGGTGCGGTGCAGTTGGGCAGGCTGGCGGAGAAATATCATATTCTGGCCTTTGAAGAACCCAACACGCCCACGCCGCAGACAGTGGAATACATTACAAAATATACCTCGGTTCCCATTGCGAACGGGGAACGTATTTTTTCACGCTGGCAGTATGCGGAATATTTTAAGAAAAATCTGCTCCAGCTGGCTCAGCCGGATATCGGCAACTGCGGCGGTATCAGTGAGGTAAAGAAAATCTGCGACATGGCTCATGCTTTCGATGTCGGAGTTCAGGTCCACGTGGCGGGCAGTCCGCTTGCCACCAATGCCGCCCTTCATGTAGAATGCACCATTCCCAACTTTGTCATTCACGAACATCATACCTGCAACCGGATGGACACCTGCCTGGGTTTAACAAAATACAATCTTCAACCGGAAAACGGCTATTTTTCCGTTCCTGAACTTCCCGGAATCGGGAACGAATTTCTTCAGGAGGCCATTGACCGGGCGATTCTCTATAAACTTGTTGAGTAA
- a CDS encoding mandelate racemase/muconate lactonizing enzyme family protein, whose protein sequence is MKITRVDVFLEKAPVEHPGWRPVFCRIHTDAGIYGDGEAALAYGIAAPAAFSMIKDLATLIIGMDPLDNEVIWDKLYKCTFWGQNGGPVVFAGISALDIALWDIKGKYFNVPIYKLLGGKRRDNLRTYASQLTYGWGPGTNHKCCKPEDYAENCRIAVAQGYDCVKLDFFDYDVDGTVWNGPGKAEKNEPMAGEIQTRLLSPYYIKIVEDRVRACRKEVGPNVDIIVENHSFPDAQSAVQIGRALEKYNIFYFEEPNTPTPKTAKFISDKLAMPISHGERVYSRWQYAPYFENMSVQVIQPDLGNCGGITEGKKICDMAYVYDISVQAHVCASPLSTSAALQLEAVIPNFVIHEHHQINLEEFNQRLCTVNWQPVNGRFMVPEGPGLACEISDYAMTSGVDAKAVVE, encoded by the coding sequence ATGAAAATCACAAGGGTTGACGTGTTTCTGGAAAAGGCCCCGGTGGAACATCCTGGATGGAGACCTGTTTTTTGCCGGATTCACACCGATGCGGGCATCTACGGTGACGGCGAGGCCGCCTTAGCCTATGGCATTGCGGCACCTGCGGCTTTCAGCATGATTAAGGATTTGGCAACGCTCATCATCGGTATGGACCCTCTGGACAATGAGGTGATTTGGGATAAACTTTACAAATGCACTTTCTGGGGTCAGAACGGCGGGCCGGTAGTGTTTGCCGGAATCAGTGCGCTTGACATCGCCCTGTGGGATATCAAAGGCAAATACTTTAACGTCCCCATCTATAAGTTGCTGGGAGGCAAGCGCCGCGACAATTTACGTACCTATGCAAGCCAGCTTACTTACGGCTGGGGCCCCGGCACAAACCATAAATGCTGTAAGCCGGAAGACTATGCCGAAAATTGCCGCATCGCCGTGGCCCAGGGCTATGACTGCGTAAAACTGGACTTTTTTGACTATGACGTGGACGGTACGGTCTGGAACGGTCCGGGCAAGGCGGAAAAAAACGAACCGATGGCGGGAGAAATCCAAACCCGCCTGCTTTCTCCTTACTATATTAAAATCGTGGAGGATCGCGTGCGGGCCTGTCGAAAAGAGGTAGGCCCAAATGTGGATATCATTGTAGAGAATCATTCTTTCCCGGACGCTCAAAGCGCCGTACAGATCGGCCGGGCTTTGGAAAAATATAATATTTTCTACTTTGAAGAGCCCAATACCCCCACACCCAAGACAGCCAAGTTTATCTCCGACAAGCTGGCTATGCCCATCTCCCACGGCGAGCGGGTCTATTCCAGATGGCAGTACGCCCCTTATTTTGAAAATATGTCCGTACAGGTCATTCAGCCGGATCTTGGAAACTGCGGCGGCATAACCGAAGGCAAAAAGATCTGTGACATGGCCTATGTATATGACATCAGCGTTCAGGCCCATGTCTGCGCCAGCCCTTTATCCACCTCAGCGGCTCTCCAATTGGAAGCTGTCATTCCTAACTTTGTCATCCATGAACATCACCAAATTAACCTGGAAGAATTCAATCAGCGCCTGTGTACGGTAAACTGGCAGCCGGTCAACGGCAGATTCATGGTGCCGGAAGGGCCTGGATTGGCGTGCGAAATATCCGACTATGCCATGACTAGCGGGGTTGATGCAAAAGCCGTGGTAGAGTAG